The segment AAGTGTATTGTCTGTTGCAGCCCTaactgtttctgctgttgctgGTCAATATGGGCCTGCTGCTGAGGCACTCCAGCCGCTTGTGGTACCACAGCTTGTTGCTGTAACTGTTGTAGTTGAGGCTGTTGCAATAACTGAGGATTATATTGTGGTGCTTGCTGTTGGACAGGCATTTGTTGGGTCTGCTGCAGGGGCACTGACAGCACTTCTGCTGGTGGCAGAGACTGTTGGAGAGGCACAGATTGCTGTAGCAACTCTGTTTGACCTGAGTGAGGCAACATCTGCACCTCAGTTGGCTGTTGTTGAAGTGGTATTTGTTGCTGAAttagttgctgttgttgtaacTGCTGGAGGGATTGCTGCAGTGCttgctcctgctgcagctgaattTGTTCTTGGAACACTTGCTGCTGCGGTTGTGGTTCTTGGGGTGGTGGCACCTGCTGAATTTGTTGTGCCAGTGGTACTTGTTCCAGCTTCGCTGTCTGTAGTTGATGTTGAGTTGGTGGaacctgctgctgtaatgtTGGGTGTAACTGTGCCTGTGGTTGTGATGGAGCTTGTCTGGCCATCTGCGCCAGTGTCTGTTGCTGCTCCAGGCCAACATGGCTGACCAAGGGAGAGGTCACTgtagcagcaggaggaggggaaTGAACAGAGGTGGAAGAGTGTTCCCCTGCTGCCACACACTGTCCAAGAGCAGTTAGACCTGCATCCCCTATGCTTTGACCTACATTAGAGCTACCACTAGTCCCGGGAGATGTGAGGACATCAGACAGACCGACAGTAGTGATGGGAGACACAGCAGTAAGGGCAGTGGCCAGGGTGGGAAGGTTTACTGCAGCAGTTGCTAGAGTGGTCATGGATGAAGGGACACTTGGGATTTGGTCAACAGAAGCTGAGATGAGGGCTGGCAGTTCAAGTCcagcagagacagcagcagggACAGAGGCTATAAGAGTGGAAGCTGGTGCAGAGACACTGTCAGAGGCAGTGGTGTCAGGAGCAGGGGCAGCAGTGACCGGGGGGGACATAGAGGCCGGGGCTGAGACAgtggagacaggaggagaggtggCAGATAAGGTAGGGCAGGAAGGAGAGGCCATTCCAGTCAAGGACTCTGATCTCTGGAATCCCTCACCTTCTACAGCCGCCAAAGAAAGGGACACAATGTTAGTTTCTGTTATGCTGTCCACTCAAAGACATGTTAATTAGACATGGCATTAAAGATCATTTGGGAAGATCTTACCTTTGTCTGTTTTAGGGGACTGAGGTACCCTTGTTTCGCCAATGGGTGGTGGTGTGGCAGCTCCCTGGTTGGACTGAGAATCTCTGTGGCGGATGGTCTGGTTAATGAAGAAACGCCAACGACCAACTGGAGAGGACTGGGGCACTGAGTCCACTAGATAAGCACAAGGATAATTGGCAGATATGGCAAGGAAAGACTGAGTAATTTCACACTCTAGTGACACATTTTGTTTCTTCTGAGCATTACACAGAGATAGAGCTACGTAAACTCACTTGCAGAGCCAGTTGGAGTGCTCACATGTAACTGGTCAATAGATCCAGTctagcagagaaaaaaatattcatgttcATATACAAGTACACCTAtatcaaatacaataaaataagatgaaagAGAAGGGGATAGGTGTTACATCTACAAAGCAGCAGAcctgtgaatgtgtttgaagAATTTCTTGGGCTTTCTTTACAATGGCTCTCAACTCCTCAacaaatttctctttttccaaCTCAAGGACAAAGTCCTCCTCCACCTATGAACAAAATGTGACCAAAGAGCATTTACTAAAATGTAGTAGTGATATAGTGATAGAGTAGttgtttttgaataaataatgcaGAATGTTACTCTGCATATGAGTATTCTACCATGTAATCTGCAATGTCCTCAGGTGCATCCCCCTCAATGTCAAACTTGAATGTCACCATCTTGTTGCTATGGGTCTCCAGCTGGCATTCTACCATATTGTCCCCACTGCTGGAAACCTGTGAAGTACAAGAAAGAACATTAGAAATTTAGCCTGTTCAAAGTATAACTATTGTTACATGTACAAACATGCATTTAGTAACATGATTCACTGTGTTTATCACACCTGGAGCATGCTCAGTTGAAACTGGTGTGAAGCTTTCTCAGGCCTCTGACAGGATGGTCTCCTCTGAGACTTCAGTTTCTCGAGTTTCCCATTGGCCAAGAGCTGCAGAGCATCTTCTCCATTGGCTGGAGCAGACCTAGGGGACAAGTAAAAGACGTAACAATGGTAAACTGGCCACTAGGGTGGTAGTGTAGAGATCATGTAGTAACAGAAAGATCTTGTGCTGTTCACCGATTCATAGTTGCTCAAAAAAACACCATGACCTAACAGGGTTCCTGCAGGGTCCACCAAGTTAATTTTAGACTTTAAGACCTTTTTACGTCCACTTAGAATGCAATTTAAGACCTATTTCACAGCCATGTGGGCCAAAGTATGCAGAATAAAGAAAACTGGCATGAAACAATATTGCGACATAGGTGTGGATAGATAACTCATGGCTTTTCTcagcagctttttgtttttctgatttgcACCATCCCAAAATCAGTGTAAACCACTCAAAATTCTAAGTGTTGTCTCTTCACTTCGTTATTGTCATCTATGTAGTTATTTGCATAAAATCCCACTATTCAATtgataagaaaataaatgattgtaTTTTTACTTAAATAACTACTTTGATGACATTAGTAGTTTTAATTATGTATTATAAGCTGCTTAGAATTAATGTTGGGAAGCAAGGCTTGACATTAACACCCGCCCACACCCCAAATGCAAGCAGAATTCAGCAGTGGTGTGCAACACCATCACTATTATTAGCCACACTGGCAGGTGgcattttctttaaaaacaacaaaaacaacaacaacaaaacatcactgtAGTTTACAGAGGCAACTGTAATAATTAAAGCATTTCAATGTGATACTACATGGTACTACTACTCCCACGAGCACTGCCTACACTCTGTGTGCTCATGCCATTGGTCCATCCACATCACAGTCTTGCCAGagacagccaaaaaaaaaaaacaagaaaataaatacaacaacactgacaaaacaaacgGCAACACAATGCAAACTGCAAGTCATACTAGTGGGTAACAAATCAgttacatcaaaaaaaaaaaaaaaaaatctgaaaggaTAAAAGTAACTTCATCATCCAGTCTGTTTTTAAGACCTAAGAAATACGTATTTAAGATATTTAAAGACTTTTCTATGCCTTGAATTGAGATTATTGCATTTAAGTATTTTTAAGGACCCACAGAAATCCTGCCTGTATACAAAAAATTTAGTACATATGGCTATTTGGTAAACACTGCTCACTGTATAATATGAGAGACTGTTTACCATCATGGGGGCTCATATTCAGAGTTAAGATAAGCACAGGTAGCAAGATACTATCTTCAAAAATATGCTAGTTGGCATTCTGACTTCAATCTTATGCAATAAAGCTCCTCATCTCATCTTTCAAGCAGTTTCCTCAAAAAGGTGCTCCCCAAAATCTCCAGGGCTCTGACTTGGAACATTTGTTGTTTTCTATCATATCATCGTTATGTCTCCTCTGGAGTAAAGGCGGCGTAGGTACAGCAGCCACTGTGTATTTTTGATTAGGCTTGCATTCAATATTAACTTCAAAGACAACAGCTTCATTTTATTCAGCAAAACTAATACTATGTTCAGAACGGGAAGCCTCTTAGGCCTCAAGCTGTTCCTAAATGATAGCACTTGCTACTAAAATcaaattgaataaaaaacaaagatatgtCTATTATAAGCCTAACAAGAGAGCAATGCAATGATGTAAGTCCAGACAATACTATCCATAAAAAGGCTATCATATAATTGGAAATATAATTTTcaatttctcaaaattaaaggaaaatggCTCTGTTAAAAGGAAAGGTGACTGTCACACTCAGTGCACAAATCCACAGTAACTGATTATATCAGAAACCTGGGAACCTATGTGCCTGCATGGCATGAGTCAGAATACAAGTATCTTGTCTCATATAGCTTTTGTCTTGCCTTATGGACATAGGTTTATAAACAATTGTGTCAACTCTGAATCAGAGCTAAGACCAGAGAGTGGTAATATAAGGCATACCCTGACGAAGAATGACGTTCTGCGCTGAACAGATTTGAACTGTCCTGTAAAGTCAcatgaacacagacagaacacaaaCAGGTATAAGGAAACAACACATAAATCAAACCATTAGCTATATGATACAATTTAAGTAACAACAGAGCAACACAGAATCTTACAATTAGTAACAATATACACTTTTGAAAACATACTGTACAGTGATTcaacacaaaacttttttttttaaataaatactttgcCATTATTCACTTTTATCCACTGGCATTCCAgcgaaatgaaataaattatcatTATAGCTAACATGTCTTCTCAAAAGACTTCTATCCCAATGGTGTGTGCTTCCTGTACCTGAGCAATACCCAGCAGGGGAGGCTCACAGTCTTGCAGCGAGGTTTGGGGCAGCAAGGGGGCATTAGATTCAAGCGACTGTAGAGTGGtgacaggaggaggggaggtgggtACAGAGTCAGCCTGCCCTGGTAAGGTTATCTGAgcctctggtggggatgtgggcAGCTCTGGAGCAGGGCCAGCAGCAGGATGGAAGGATTGTAGGGATGAAAGAGATGCTAGTGATGCTGGGGGGCAGGAGGTATGAGAGGGGCTAGGGGGCATTTGTTGGGCAGGAAAGACAGCATGGGGCAGCACAGGCTGTTCAGTTACaggtgtctcagtgtgtgtctgagtgtgagagtgagccTGTGTCTgagcatgtgtctgtgtctgggtgtgtgtttgggcctGGAcattggtctgtgtgtgtgtgtgagctggcaGCATCTGCTTGGTGTGGTGCTGAGGGGATGGAGGTGGGCCTGCCACTACCTGACTATAGAGGGGCAGGACTTTGGGCTGCGTCTGAGACTGGACCACATTACTGGGGACTATCTGTGCAGAAGGTTGGGGCACCAGATGTGGAGCAATCTGACATTGAGGGGGTAGCTGACTGTCATCAAGGGGTATCAAAGTCTGCTGGATAAGATGTGGTTTCTGAATGGTAGCTGGGGCGGTCTGTGCTGGTAGCGGGGTCTGTAGAGGTGGCTGTTGCTGTGGAGGTGGTGCTATTACTTGTTGCACTTGTgaaagctgctgcagctgttgctGGTATTGCTCAACAGGCTGAGGCACAGGAGGCTGGGAGCTTGACTGAATGACCGAAGGTGCCGCTGTGCTTCCTGTGGGCTGCTGCTGGGCCTGGACAACTGTCTGTAGCGTTGTTTGGCCCTGAACATAGGCTTGTCTGGTCTGCTGCATAGGATGAGAGGCAGGGGTGAAGGTTCCTGGGTCAGCTACTGAGCTAGGAGCAGCTGTGATAGGTCCAACAGTCCCAACGGAGCCAGGAGACAGAATCATCTGCTGATACTGCAGTATTGgaggctgttgctgctgctgggtaaTGTGGGTGACATCAGGTTGTACTGACGGCATGATTTGGTGGGTGGGTTGAGGTGTTGGGACATACTGGGGAGCCAAAAGGCCAGAAGCAGCCTGGGCACACACTTGGCTATGAGGCTGGACTTGGTTCTGTGGCTGGAGCTGGGACTGTAACAAGCCTTGTATTTGAGCACTCTGTTGAACTGGCGCTTCATGTTGAATCTGACAGGGAATTGAAGCAATCACAGCTGGAGGTTGGACATGGGCTTGACTCTGCTGGCCCACCATCTGAGTGTCAACATTTGGGTTCTGCCCCTGTGGTGGCTGAGCCTGATTAATTGGGCACAGGGGCTGGCTCTGGATTAATGGCTGAGAAGCCACTTGGCTCTGTGTGGGAGCAACAGGGATCGGATGAGTGGTCTGTAAAGGAACTTGTTGGGTTTGGATGGGTTGTGTCTGTCCCAGGATGGTGGCCACTTGAGGAGGTACTTGGGCCTCAATCACAGTCTGAGCTACTGGGGCTGCAGGTGGGCCTGTGAGTTGAACTGGGATCTGGCCTTGGCTTTGGGGATAAGCTTCACTTTGACCATGCTGGGTAAAGACTTGGGCCTGGATCACAGCAGGTGTCTGGATAGGGATCTGCGTGGTAGGAATGGCCACTGGCACCTGGGCCTGGGAGGAAatttgagtttgcagctgaatCACCTCCGAGCTGGCTGGAACTCCAATTGGGATGTGAGATTCCATTACAGAGATGTGATGCTGTGGCTGGGTGATGTAGGCTTGCTGTTGTTGGACTGGTGGTCCTTGCTGCTGTTGCTCTACCACTTGCTGCTGATTGAGAGTGGTGTGAGGAGGAAACTGAGCAGTGTTTAGCTGTGGGATACACACCGTCTGTGTATCAGCTGATTGCTGTGGAATCAATGCCTGCTGCTCACTGTTGCTTTGTAGAATAGGGACAGTCTCTTGTTTCTCAGTTTGCTGAAGTTGAATTATGGctgcttgttgctgctgttgctcttGAATCTGTTGCTGCTGTATCAGGGCCTGTTGGTGCAGTCTCTCtgcttgttgttgctgtaaCAGTGCTTGTTGTTGGCGTTGATGATCCAACTGTTGCTGCATCAAagcttgttgctgctgctgttccagTTGCTGCTTGAGTTGGGCTTGCTGCTGCTCTTGTTGCTGTTTCTGTAGAAGAgcttgctgttgctgctgttgtaaaATAACTTGCTGTTGTAAATGTTGTTGTAATAGtgcttgctgttgttgttgttccattTGTTGCTGGAGTAAGACTTGCTGCTGCAATTGTTCCATCTTCTGTTGTAACTGGGTCTGCTGTTGCAGCACaacttgttgctgctgttgttcaaTTTGCTGTGGCATCTGTGGCTGTTTTTGTACTCCAGACTGCTGTTGTTCAATTTGTTGATGCAACTGGgtctgctgctgttgctccaGTTGCTGATGTTTCTGTAGAAgagtctgttgttgttgttgttgctccaATTGTTGCTgtagaaatgtgtgtttctcctgttgttgctgttgtagaagagcttgttgctgctgctgctcctgttgctgttggtgttgcAGAAGagtttgctgttgctgctgatccAAAATTTGCTTTTGCATGAGTGCTTGTTGTTGCTCCAGTTGTAATTGgacctgttgttgctgctgttgaagcagcactttttgctgctgctggtcaaGCTGCTGTTGGATATACGCCTGTTGTTGCTCAAGCAGTAAagcttgttgctgctgctccaactgttgttgttgttgttgttgttgctgctgctgctgttgttgtcgtaATAgagcttgctgctgctgcagttgttgttgttgctgtagttgtagttgatgatgttgttgttgttgttgttggatcACAGTCTGCTCAAGAGGATCCATTTGTGGTTGCTGTTTAAGAGTCTGAGGGTTTTCCCCTGGCTGTGGTAATGACATGGCTTGCTGCTCCATACCTGTTTGTGTTGGTAAAACTGTCTGCTGAGAATGTGGCTGGACATGCAGTATGGGCTGCTGTACATAGATCTGCTTCTGAGGCTCAGGTGGATGTTGCTGGACAGCCGTAGTTGAAAGGTTCTGTTGATTCTGTTCAATCGGTGGCTGTATGGTAGCCGATGTAGCCTGGGGCTGCGGAATGGCATTAGCTTGTTGCTGTTGGAGCAGAGCGGCCTGAGCCTccatttgctgctgctgctgcagggtgTTGGTCTGCGGTTCCAACCCAATCTGTTGTTGTTGAACAATAGTTTGCTGAGGGATCATGACATGCTGTGTTTGCTGGGGTGCTGTCTGGGGGATGATGTCAGTGAGCTGTATGGGAGTGGCAGTGGGTTGGCTCTGCTGAGCGAGGGGCACAATGGTCCCCACTAGTCCAGCAGGATCACTAATTGAGAGTGGCGCAGTGAGGACATTAATGGGTGCTTGTGGAGAAACTGGGGGTATGTATGATTGTGAGGGGGCCATTGACCCATGGGGAGTGGCAATTTGTGATCCATCTGAATGGTAGGGCTGTGTCTTCAGTGATTATGACAGAATGATGTGGGATGTTGAAAGAAGAGGGAAAGACAGTAGCAGAAAAATAAGGTAAGAGTAAGCTTTGGCAAGGGGCATTAATAatcaacacatttcattttatgcaGTATTAAATCACACAATCACTCTGAGAGGATTACGAGGACGATTTGTAGTTTGGTAAGATAGTTACTtgaagggggaaaaacaaaatgtagaaaGGCAGTGTGACCTCAATTCTAGTTCAAGTAGTAGTAATGTATTAGCTCTAGATAAAGTGTCTTGTATGCCTCTGATTTTAATACAAGTTACTAATATCAGCTGAATGGGTCTACTCACCTGGGAAAATGGTTGAGGTACATTTGGTGAGACCTGTGTTGCCATGGGACTGGGCTGAATAAACGTTGGACCAACAGGTGCCCCTCCACTTTGGCCTACAGACGTGCTCGAGATACCACCACTCTGAGGCACATTAAGACCACCGCCACTCTGACCAATAGGGAGCATTTGGGGGTGACCCACAGCCGTAGTACCCTGCAGCGCAAGaatatagaaaagaaaaaaacatgatttaacaataaaatgaattccAACGGTCAGTGAATCACTGTGATGTATTTTATGGCCAAAATAGAAATATTTAGACTTACAGACACAGCAGACTGGAGAATAGTTTGGGGGTGGGTATATGATTCCCCTTGCTGAGAGTATGCCTGGCTCTGTCCACTTGCATAAGATTCACAGCTAGCTGACCCAATGCTCTCACGCtctgaaagaaagacaaaccGACAAATTAAATCAGGATCgtgaaaaaaactcaacactATAAATTTGTTGAAGTCACAATATTTAATGTCTGGA is part of the Myripristis murdjan chromosome 7, fMyrMur1.1, whole genome shotgun sequence genome and harbors:
- the wnk3 gene encoding serine/threonine-protein kinase WNK2 isoform X1 gives rise to the protein MATDPGEPTGTEDSSDKPDGQREEETEREGRAGPERERTRSTPSDFPSSQTQARRAAEGEEGGPRGGGGGREAGKEGEENPIRLMSFSTPSSPAAHGHSKLRREKRFFRKSVEICEEEDEVEEPPEAPHSAPHLELRSSDSVFTSSVPQQGVASACAALGHDPSCPSSSQEPGKDVPTSTSTQRGKERDREQEEEAEMKAVATSPGGRFLKFDIELGRGAFKTVYKGLDTETWVEVAWCELQDRKLTKAEQQRFKEEAEMLKGLQHPNIVRFYDSWESVLRGKKCIVLVTELMTSGTLKTYLKRFKVMKPKVLRSWCRQILKGLHFLHTRTPPIVHRDLKCDNIFITGPTGSVKIGDLGLATLMRTSFAKSVIGTPEFMAPEMYEEHYDESVDVYAFGMCMLEMATSEYPYSECQNAAQIYRKVTSGIKPASFDKVNDPEIKEIIEGCIRQNKSQRLSIRDLLTHAFFGEDTGVRVELAEEDTGLQDCLALRIWVEEPKKLKGKHKDNEAIEFSYDLENDSAEEVALEMVKSGFFHESDAKVVGKSIRDRVNQIKKSRERRQQQLLQQQGFEERGDSTLTSYTCSHPSCPSSLGPGAAGQTGGGGQEPEELPEADQHVTQQHILSTTTLNLPERESIGSASCESYASGQSQAYSQQGESYTHPQTILQSAVSGTTAVGHPQMLPIGQSGGGLNVPQSGGISSTSVGQSGGAPVGPTFIQPSPMATQVSPNVPQPFSQTQPYHSDGSQIATPHGSMAPSQSYIPPVSPQAPINVLTAPLSISDPAGLVGTIVPLAQQSQPTATPIQLTDIIPQTAPQQTQHVMIPQQTIVQQQQIGLEPQTNTLQQQQQMEAQAALLQQQQANAIPQPQATSATIQPPIEQNQQNLSTTAVQQHPPEPQKQIYVQQPILHVQPHSQQTVLPTQTGMEQQAMSLPQPGENPQTLKQQPQMDPLEQTVIQQQQQQHHQLQLQQQQQLQQQQALLRQQQQQQQQQQQQQQLEQQQQALLLEQQQAYIQQQLDQQQQKVLLQQQQQQVQLQLEQQQALMQKQILDQQQQQTLLQHQQQQEQQQQQALLQQQQQEKHTFLQQQLEQQQQQQTLLQKHQQLEQQQQTQLHQQIEQQQSGVQKQPQMPQQIEQQQQQVVLQQQTQLQQKMEQLQQQVLLQQQMEQQQQQALLQQHLQQQVILQQQQQQALLQKQQQEQQQAQLKQQLEQQQQQALMQQQLDHQRQQQALLQQQQAERLHQQALIQQQQIQEQQQQQAAIIQLQQTEKQETVPILQSNSEQQALIPQQSADTQTVCIPQLNTAQFPPHTTLNQQQVVEQQQQGPPVQQQQAYITQPQHHISVMESHIPIGVPASSEVIQLQTQISSQAQVPVAIPTTQIPIQTPAVIQAQVFTQHGQSEAYPQSQGQIPVQLTGPPAAPVAQTVIEAQVPPQVATILGQTQPIQTQQVPLQTTHPIPVAPTQSQVASQPLIQSQPLCPINQAQPPQGQNPNVDTQMVGQQSQAHVQPPAVIASIPCQIQHEAPVQQSAQIQGLLQSQLQPQNQVQPHSQVCAQAASGLLAPQYVPTPQPTHQIMPSVQPDVTHITQQQQQPPILQYQQMILSPGSVGTVGPITAAPSSVADPGTFTPASHPMQQTRQAYVQGQTTLQTVVQAQQQPTGSTAAPSVIQSSSQPPVPQPVEQYQQQLQQLSQVQQVIAPPPQQQPPLQTPLPAQTAPATIQKPHLIQQTLIPLDDSQLPPQCQIAPHLVPQPSAQIVPSNVVQSQTQPKVLPLYSQVVAGPPPSPQHHTKQMLPAHTHTQTNVQAQTHTQTQTHAQTQAHSHTQTHTETPVTEQPVLPHAVFPAQQMPPSPSHTSCPPASLASLSSLQSFHPAAGPAPELPTSPPEAQITLPGQADSVPTSPPPVTTLQSLESNAPLLPQTSLQDCEPPLLGIAQDSSNLFSAERHSSSGSAPANGEDALQLLANGKLEKLKSQRRPSCQRPEKASHQFQLSMLQVSSSGDNMVECQLETHSNKMVTFKFDIEGDAPEDIADYMVEEDFVLELEKEKFVEELRAIVKKAQEILQTHSQTGSIDQLHVSTPTGSAMDSVPQSSPVGRWRFFINQTIRHRDSQSNQGAATPPPIGETRVPQSPKTDKEGEGFQRSESLTGMASPSCPTLSATSPPVSTVSAPASMSPPVTAAPAPDTTASDSVSAPASTLIASVPAAVSAGLELPALISASVDQIPSVPSSMTTLATAAVNLPTLATALTAVSPITTVGLSDVLTSPGTSGSSNVGQSIGDAGLTALGQCVAAGEHSSTSVHSPPPAATVTSPLVSHVGLEQQQTLAQMARQAPSQPQAQLHPTLQQQVPPTQHQLQTAKLEQVPLAQQIQQVPPPQEPQPQQQVFQEQIQLQQEQALQQSLQQLQQQQLIQQQIPLQQQPTEVQMLPHSGQTELLQQSVPLQQSLPPAEVLSVPLQQTQQMPVQQQAPQYNPQLLQQPQLQQLQQQAVVPQAAGVPQQQAHIDQQQQKQLGLQQTIHLQQQQILQQQQQLFMSAAALKPDKTQMLPLSISQQFVPQQASLNLSLAPQQQIQQQQTQISLEQTQQRIQSQQLLQQIQHQQEVVKTMETPQKQQQIPLQKQSSFQQSESELSTGEASVTEDTGSHSAPLHPSSDSSLPPLPLGAPETSLPPLTLTMTPSPAQPSSVAESDSEGPPKIEFVDNRMKTLDEKLRNLLYQEYSSGAVLAGGAAATSTAAPATASAASTSAGGDESSEPHSLHPLSFPPPASSSDTSPHSSSSTTSSTTSRSSSTSPDLEGDRGGEEAFSEVPASAELGPVEQQPAPSLPSTSTSSIPPNSLLPPNQDDSVVPHHPPVPGEPTILAVPPHSDTSTAGDASWPPNQLPIPLRHGQQQHNAGGGYFGLNLTCPSIRNPVSKKSWTRKFKNWACKLRHSASLFKKPRVQQDGHSSNQAVREEKEAAPLNPPQSRKGRFQVTPVPQLPDSSPPKGAPSGEGSGHRKVGRFSVTQAETRKEDRLTDSSPVSPDLERERRRTRGKEGEKDEGKRTPALSHPSRGHGHSHSPLGSSDDDESELEDEDLRRELHKLREKHIKEVVSLQAQQNRELQELYRQLRSLKDHRQTLPLPLPRTPPLPTAPPALSPRRPRPAKVKLRPRPHSHMDNNGVAHPGIQQSSSFSGGEQSRLPLYCNPEHCTSLSTRRDHSPPRKSTFTDELHKLVDDWTKETVGPAPPKPSLNQIKQIQQVQDLGGWSQPAEVAPPGWFPVAPMNPQTSPTPASLPVAAQSHYTSGGSLTTLRSPGPPPQTHIGQVPQLQQSLHLHQSLPLQQMSYQQSPLRQQIPQPRMQTPLLSQSQPIQPQTQPITQLPHSPPQSQPLLPSQMPTSPIPLTGSLLPGTGTMAPTDSGATTGGTFCSCSSSSSSSSSSSSCSTAALPSSAKLHPTPPTSTLPLGQQ